A region from the Aegilops tauschii subsp. strangulata cultivar AL8/78 chromosome 5, Aet v6.0, whole genome shotgun sequence genome encodes:
- the LOC109751590 gene encoding F-box/LRR-repeat protein At5g02910 — protein MGLLALKRLVSVRQDRKTRSRCGTSIAPVAKRKCSPCQQQDDTRHQAAKRRRRSVPELPKDIWDHILSLLPLRDAARAGCVSRALSSSWTRLPNLTFTRETLGLTGNACRKRELARTFENRVYRVLRKHSGGGVKTFKLHHCGSGFNIRDLNRWLQIAVTPGIEEVVLSVLMHRRKYRCGPHYGYEWVSYNFPCSVFSNGSGNSIRHLHLASCAFHPVAGLARLTRLQLFKVDITGDELGCLLSNSFAMEELNLTKCGNVIHLKIPCLLHRLNCLVVLQCGALKKIENEAPNLWIVRIDSQPEKVPVGDVLQVKDLQMLDCSESNLVHYARAKLPSIMPNLETLSVESTGEMFNTPILPVKFLYLKNLRIFLHDRAMKGFSPGYDYFSLVSFLDACPVLENFVLAVLQASVRHELISGDPHLRQMPEHRHGNIKNVTIKGFCAAKSMVELTCHILENATSLECLTLDTICDDGSEDLDRTFDDGIARCCYTVLDWGMLDEGYRGLRAIERYIVGKVPSTVKLNVYKLSSRRYAIKPYEYSYANYLS, from the exons ATGGGGCTGCTGGCGCTCAAGCGCCTCGTGTCCGTGCGGCAGGACCGGAAGACTCGATCCCGTTGTG GTACGTCGATTGCGCCGGTGGCCAAGAGAAAGTGCTCGCCCTGTCAACAACAAGACGATACTCGTCATCAAGCTGCCAAAAGGAGGAGGCGCTCAGTGCCAGAGCTTCCAAAG GACATATGGGATCATATACTTTCCTTGCTGCCACTGCGGGATGCTGCTCGAGCTGGTTGTGTATCTCGCGCGTTATCAAGTTCCTGGACACGCCTTCCCAACCTCACCTTCACAAGGGAAACACTCGGCCTGACTGGAAATGCATGTCGAAAACGTGAACTTGCACGAACTTTCGAAAACAGAGTTTACCGCGTTTTGAGAAAACACTCGGGCGGTGGTGTGAAGACATTCAAGCTTCATCACTGTGGTTCTGGTTTCAACATTCGTGATCTGAACAGGTGGCTTCAGATTGCCGTTACTCCGGGGATTGAAGAAGTCGTACTTTCAGTGCTAATG CACCGGAGAAAGTACAGATGCGGGCCTCACTACGGGTACGAATGGGTGTCTTACAACTTCCCCTGCTCAGTTTTTTCCAACGGGAGTGGAAACTCGATTCGGCATCTTCACCTCGCCAGTTGTGCCTTCCACCCTGTTGCCGGACTTGCTCGCTTGACAAGACTGCAACTGTTTAAGGTGGACATTACAGGAGATGAGTTAGGGTGCCTACTTTCTAATTCTTTTGCTATGGAGGAGCTGAATCTCACTAAATGCGGTAACGTCATTCACCTGAAGATACCTTGCCTGCTACACAGGCTCAACTGCCTGGTGGTGCTGCAGTGCGGAGCTCTAAAAAAGATAGAAAATGAAGCTCCAAATCTTTGGATTGTTCGCATCGATAGCCAACCAGAGAAAGTTCCAGTTGGAGATGTATTGCAAGTGAAGGACCTCCAAATGCTGGATTGTTCTGAATCTAACCTTGTTCATTATGCTCGTGCTAAGCTTCCGTCCATTATGCCAAATCTTGAAACCCTCAGCGTAGAATCGACCGGGGAG ATGTTCAATACGCCAATCTTACCTGTCAAATTCCTCTACCTCAAGAACTTGCGGATTTTTCTTCATGATCGAGCGATGAAGGGCTTTTCCCCAGGCTATGATTATTTTTCTCTCGTTTCTTTTCTGGATGCTTGTCCTGTGTTGGAGAATTTTGTCTTGGCT GTATTACAGGCTAGCGTAAGGCATGAATTGATTTCCGGAGACCCACATCTGAGGCAGATGCCAGAACACCGGCATGGCAATATCAAGAATGTGACGATCAAGGGCTTTTGCGCTGCAAAGAGCATGGTCGAGCTAACCTGTCATATTCTTGAGAATGCAACATCACTCGAGTGCCTTACGTTGGACACCATATGTGATGATGGCTCTGAAGACCTTGATAGGACTTTTGACGACGGAATTGCTAGATGCTGCTACACAGTGTTAGACTGGGGTATGCTCGACGAAGGCTATAGAGGGCTCAGGGCTATCGAAAGATACATTGTGGGGAAAGTTCCCTCCACGGTCAAGCTAAATGTTTACAAGCTCAGCAGCCGTCGCTATGCTATAAAACCGTATGAATATAGTTATGCCAATTATCTATCCTAG